The following are from one region of the Methanofollis sp. genome:
- a CDS encoding metal-dependent transcriptional regulator: protein MANVQGVTTLTRKAEDYLEAILNVSLEKGYARTKDVAGELDVSPSSVVEMFQKLDAMGLVEYRRYEGVTLRPEGERIARVIKSRHDTLKSFLMLIKVPEGVADKDACFMEHELHPETIEQIGILVEYFGKGGCPAGTLEHFSAFCTKSRFEKRHR, encoded by the coding sequence ATGGCCAACGTACAGGGTGTGACCACCCTCACCAGAAAAGCCGAAGACTATCTGGAGGCGATCCTGAACGTCTCCCTTGAAAAGGGCTATGCCCGGACAAAGGACGTTGCAGGCGAACTCGACGTCAGTCCCTCCAGCGTCGTGGAGATGTTCCAGAAACTCGACGCCATGGGCCTTGTGGAGTACAGGCGGTACGAAGGTGTGACCCTCAGGCCCGAGGGCGAGAGGATCGCGCGGGTGATCAAGTCACGGCATGACACCCTCAAGTCCTTCCTGATGCTTATCAAAGTGCCCGAGGGCGTCGCCGATAAAGACGCGTGTTTCATGGAACACGAACTCCATCCCGAGACCATCGAGCAGATCGGAATATTGGTCGAATACTTCGGCAAAGGGGGCTGTCCTGCAGGAACACTTGAGCACTTCTCAGCGTTCTGCACAAAGTCCCGCTTCGAGAAACGCCACCGGTGA